A genomic stretch from Treponema primitia ZAS-1 includes:
- a CDS encoding uroporphyrinogen decarboxylase family protein, protein MLSIRQNFLETIHGGKPDRFVNQYEFIDILFGLDPISRNNPSPTAPGQETKNSWGVTVAWREGQPGAFPVHDAEHKVVKDIRKWKEVVKTTPRLEFPEADWADAIKAAQAVDRKEKYCAAPYFTGVFEMLHYLMGVDECLIDLYEEPELIHELVDFITEYELKYAEQWCKYVKPDALFHHDDWGTQISSFMSPDMFREFFLPSYKKIYSYWKSHGVEIIVHHSDSYAANLVPQMIEMGIDVWQGCTTQNDVPALVKQYGPKISFMGDINNGVLDKADWTPAEVRRDVERTCRENGKLYFIPCMVHGLGFSIFPGVYEEVSKEIDRMSKEMF, encoded by the coding sequence ATGTTATCAATCCGTCAGAATTTTTTGGAAACAATCCACGGCGGCAAACCGGACCGGTTTGTTAATCAGTATGAATTTATCGATATACTCTTCGGTCTCGATCCAATTTCCCGCAACAACCCATCCCCAACGGCTCCCGGGCAGGAGACAAAGAACAGTTGGGGCGTTACCGTGGCCTGGAGAGAGGGCCAGCCTGGGGCGTTCCCCGTGCATGACGCTGAACACAAGGTGGTAAAGGATATTAGAAAGTGGAAGGAAGTTGTTAAGACGACGCCGCGGCTGGAATTTCCCGAGGCGGATTGGGCCGATGCGATTAAGGCGGCACAGGCGGTTGATCGCAAAGAAAAGTATTGCGCGGCGCCCTACTTTACCGGTGTTTTCGAGATGCTCCATTACCTTATGGGGGTGGATGAATGTCTGATAGATCTCTACGAAGAGCCGGAGCTGATACATGAACTGGTCGATTTCATTACCGAATATGAATTGAAGTACGCCGAGCAATGGTGTAAATATGTAAAGCCCGACGCCCTTTTCCACCACGATGACTGGGGAACGCAGATTTCCTCATTCATGTCCCCGGATATGTTCAGGGAATTTTTCCTGCCTTCGTATAAAAAAATCTACTCCTACTGGAAGAGCCACGGCGTTGAAATTATCGTTCACCACAGCGATTCCTATGCGGCAAACCTGGTTCCCCAAATGATCGAAATGGGCATTGATGTATGGCAGGGCTGTACCACCCAAAACGATGTTCCGGCGCTGGTCAAGCAATACGGCCCCAAGATTAGCTTTATGGGGGACATCAATAACGGTGTGCTGGACAAGGCGGATTGGACCCCCGCTGAGGTAAGGCGGGATGTGGAACGGACCTGCCGTGAAAACGGCAAACTGTACTTTATACCCTGTATGGTTCATGGCCTTGGGTTCAGCATTTTCCCCGGGGTCTACGAGGAAGTAAGCAAGGAAATTGACCGGATGAGCAAGGAGATGTTTTAA
- a CDS encoding LysR family transcriptional regulator, translated as MAEVNHKQLLNFLGLCEEKSFSMAAKKLFISQQGLSKSIKQLEEDLEVPLFYRSPQGIELTEAAHILRLSVRSYLNQYDHVIETATQLKEKVVSNVSLGIPYGISNVFPVNFIRNFTIQNPLVRLSIRNYSDDTALSTMLENKLHLGFTCVPFDANQFDSVYHEQRKIKLLVSRNHPFVNRRSIKLHELKNENIISLDHNLYPQNSIREICEQNGATIDIFLNGGEKQLIGELCDTGHYVCLWADGIHCFPDLVFIDIEDMEFYWEYNLVVNKLAFISSAEEEFIKYTKIALGIRPSLPM; from the coding sequence ATGGCGGAGGTAAATCACAAACAACTTTTGAACTTTTTAGGGCTCTGCGAAGAAAAAAGTTTTTCCATGGCGGCAAAAAAACTTTTTATTTCGCAGCAGGGTTTAAGTAAATCCATCAAACAGCTGGAAGAGGATCTCGAAGTCCCCCTGTTTTACCGGTCCCCCCAGGGCATTGAGCTGACCGAGGCCGCTCACATTCTGCGTCTAAGCGTACGCTCCTATTTAAATCAATATGATCATGTTATCGAAACCGCAACCCAGCTTAAGGAAAAGGTTGTTTCCAATGTGTCCCTTGGCATACCCTACGGGATCAGCAACGTATTCCCGGTGAATTTTATCAGAAATTTTACGATCCAGAATCCCCTGGTCCGGCTGAGCATCAGAAATTATTCGGATGACACCGCTTTATCAACCATGCTTGAAAATAAACTCCACCTTGGTTTTACCTGCGTACCCTTTGACGCCAATCAATTTGATTCGGTTTACCACGAACAAAGAAAAATTAAACTGCTTGTCAGCAGGAATCACCCCTTTGTAAACCGCAGATCAATTAAACTGCATGAATTAAAAAATGAAAATATAATAAGCCTGGATCACAATTTATATCCCCAGAATAGCATCAGGGAAATTTGTGAACAAAACGGCGCAACGATAGATATTTTTTTAAATGGCGGAGAAAAGCAGCTCATAGGAGAGCTCTGCGATACGGGACATTATGTATGCCTATGGGCGGACGGCATCCATTGTTTTCCCGATCTTGTCTTTATTGATATTGAGGACATGGAATTCTACTGGGAATACAATCTTGTGGTAAATAAACTTGCTTTTATCAGCAGCGCCGAGGAAGAATTTATTAAGTACACAAAAATAGCGCTGGGTATCCGGCCGTCTTTACCCATGTGA
- a CDS encoding type IV toxin-antitoxin system AbiEi family antitoxin domain-containing protein translates to MRSIEQLKALAASQNGIIRASDIASLKIDYRLLQKWIRSGAIEKIKQGYYGLTEDMENRSEAALIAELFPDGVICMYSALFYYRYSDRTPLNWDIAINKNASKARFHLDYPYIQPYYLEATQLEYGVTTADYQDCALQIFDRDRLICECLRYENKMDREIFNKAVQGYIGDAKRSISTLLEYAKRRRILKKVKDRIGIWL, encoded by the coding sequence ATGAGATCTATAGAGCAACTAAAAGCCCTGGCGGCATCGCAAAACGGCATTATCCGAGCCTCGGATATTGCATCCCTCAAGATTGATTATCGCCTTTTGCAAAAATGGATTCGGTCCGGGGCGATCGAGAAAATCAAACAAGGGTATTACGGCCTGACCGAAGATATGGAAAATAGGAGTGAAGCTGCCCTAATCGCCGAACTTTTTCCCGATGGGGTGATCTGTATGTATTCAGCCCTTTTTTATTACCGGTATTCTGACCGAACCCCCCTGAATTGGGATATTGCCATCAATAAGAACGCATCCAAAGCCCGGTTCCATCTGGACTATCCTTATATCCAGCCTTATTATCTTGAAGCAACCCAGCTTGAGTATGGCGTTACTACCGCAGATTACCAGGATTGTGCATTACAGATTTTTGACCGGGACCGGCTCATCTGCGAGTGTCTACGGTACGAAAACAAGATGGACCGGGAGATTTTCAATAAGGCGGTTCAGGGATATATTGGGGATGCTAAAAGGAGCATCTCCACACTCCTCGAATATGCCAAACGGCGGCGGATTCTGAAGAAAGTGAAAGACAGGATAGGGATATGGCTATAA
- a CDS encoding nucleotidyl transferase AbiEii/AbiGii toxin family protein, translating into MAIKDKGAAVLAGLKNKAKATGEPFQLYLQLFCQEEFLRKLSMSPYADNLILKGGLFIYEITHFESRATIDIDFLLQQLSNDIEKIKSK; encoded by the coding sequence ATGGCTATAAAAGACAAAGGCGCCGCAGTACTCGCCGGATTAAAAAACAAAGCAAAAGCAACCGGGGAACCCTTTCAGCTTTACCTCCAATTATTTTGCCAGGAAGAATTCCTACGAAAGCTTTCTATGTCCCCCTATGCGGATAATTTAATCCTGAAAGGCGGGTTATTCATTTATGAAATAACCCATTTTGAGAGCCGTGCCACCATTGATATTGATTTCCTTTTGCAACAATTATCCAATGATATTGAAAAAATTAAGTCGAAATGA
- a CDS encoding BrnA antitoxin family protein: MNGVKTLTLERIAEIKAFKNTDFSDCPVLTEEELKKMKPRHPEYFRPVKKAVQIRLDADVLAWFKAYGKGYQSRINAALRDVMLQTTERHE; encoded by the coding sequence ATGAATGGCGTAAAAACTTTAACACTTGAACGGATTGCCGAAATAAAGGCATTTAAGAATACTGATTTTTCTGATTGTCCGGTATTAACCGAGGAAGAACTGAAGAAGATGAAGCCGAGGCACCCAGAGTATTTCAGGCCGGTTAAGAAGGCGGTTCAGATTCGTTTAGATGCCGATGTTTTGGCTTGGTTCAAAGCTTATGGGAAAGGGTACCAAAGTCGGATTAATGCGGCGCTTCGGGATGTCATGTTACAGACCACGGAAAGACATGAATAG
- a CDS encoding KAP NTPase P-loop domain-containing protein, translating into MFTKNAILTYINKERTDYAILLTGEWGSGKTYFINNILIPELKATDKIVLYESMNGIDTTENLIIKLIDKYLLFGKTENIASKGIKKILQFGKSTEVFDIDKYIKTINQFQYQFKLNRINSESFNNTIIFMDDLERLSKHVNIQDLFGMLYNIFIAKGARVIFITNEAKIRIKQYRKIKEKYIRYAYVFEADLREQFAGCLKSINIENDHYEKFIESKYDLIADALRQADHVNLRTFLFFCDIFEVIYNEIAEIKHHNEIIDGLFCTALLLSIEYKRGMEREIKKYLKDYRDIKILNSLEKNSYLLDFSTRYGLSPLEKYFFYDDGLADYIISGVFNAVNIQLILRNHFGFNAQAAANDNYIAIEFVKNYKAMEEDELDKNIDVLLNYCRDGSYPSYFYFDIYRILSTLYNGRYYTKKSLSEMESVLRIGFNIALDKEGANMNAAMDVIIPDTYPRPQRKENMTLIEELEYKVREKGFVQSFTRSQAGFAELFEAANEKEDRRFIQLYLKCNRQKLFEGIVKTGNLDRFGALNNGGIWWFEKIFDEMSGISNTKEAYQNQISYLQQIQTYLQNLCNSTPEGLHKRRLDDLLVSLDKVIAKF; encoded by the coding sequence ATGTTTACGAAAAACGCAATTCTTACTTACATAAATAAAGAAAGAACTGATTATGCCATACTACTTACCGGCGAATGGGGCAGCGGTAAAACATATTTTATTAACAACATTCTCATTCCGGAATTAAAAGCGACCGACAAAATAGTACTCTATGAATCTATGAATGGGATTGATACTACCGAGAATTTAATAATTAAACTGATAGATAAGTATCTATTGTTCGGTAAAACAGAAAACATAGCCAGCAAGGGAATAAAAAAAATACTCCAATTTGGGAAATCAACAGAAGTATTCGATATTGATAAATATATAAAAACAATCAACCAATTCCAGTATCAATTTAAACTAAACAGAATAAATTCTGAATCCTTTAATAATACGATTATTTTTATGGATGATCTTGAACGGTTATCAAAACATGTAAATATTCAGGATCTTTTCGGCATGTTATATAATATATTTATAGCCAAGGGGGCGCGGGTGATTTTTATCACCAACGAGGCTAAGATACGAATCAAACAATACCGGAAAATAAAAGAAAAATACATCAGATATGCCTATGTTTTTGAAGCTGATCTTCGGGAACAATTCGCAGGCTGTTTGAAGTCCATAAATATAGAAAACGATCACTACGAAAAATTTATCGAAAGTAAGTATGATCTTATTGCAGATGCACTCCGACAAGCAGACCATGTTAATTTGCGTACCTTTCTTTTTTTCTGTGATATCTTTGAGGTAATATATAATGAAATTGCAGAAATAAAACATCACAATGAAATTATTGATGGATTGTTCTGTACAGCTCTGCTCCTCTCAATTGAATATAAACGCGGCATGGAGCGGGAAATAAAGAAATATCTTAAGGATTATCGGGATATTAAAATACTTAACTCATTGGAAAAAAATTCATATTTATTAGATTTTAGTACACGGTATGGACTTTCCCCCCTTGAAAAATATTTTTTCTATGACGATGGTTTAGCTGACTATATTATCAGTGGAGTTTTCAATGCGGTTAATATACAATTGATATTAAGAAATCATTTTGGTTTTAATGCGCAAGCTGCTGCAAATGATAATTATATCGCCATTGAATTTGTCAAAAATTATAAAGCCATGGAAGAGGATGAATTGGATAAAAATATAGATGTATTATTAAATTATTGTCGTGATGGATCATATCCTTCTTATTTTTATTTTGATATTTACCGGATACTTTCAACCTTATATAACGGGAGATATTATACGAAAAAATCTCTTTCGGAAATGGAAAGTGTACTGAGGATCGGTTTTAATATTGCTTTGGATAAAGAGGGAGCAAATATGAATGCAGCAATGGATGTCATTATCCCGGATACCTATCCTAGGCCCCAACGAAAAGAAAATATGACTCTTATCGAAGAATTGGAATACAAGGTGAGAGAAAAGGGATTTGTTCAAAGCTTCACAAGAAGCCAAGCCGGATTTGCGGAGCTGTTTGAGGCGGCTAACGAGAAGGAGGATAGACGATTTATACAATTATACTTAAAGTGCAATAGACAGAAATTATTTGAGGGCATTGTTAAAACAGGAAACCTTGACCGGTTCGGCGCCCTGAACAATGGTGGAATATGGTGGTTTGAAAAAATATTCGATGAGATGTCTGGCATCAGTAATACAAAAGAAGCATACCAAAACCAAATCTCCTATTTACAGCAGATACAAACATATCTTCAGAATCTTTGCAATAGTACGCCTGAGGGCTTACACAAAAGACGACTGGACGATTTACTTGTTTCCCTAGACAAGGTCATTGCAAAGTTCTAA
- a CDS encoding Rossmann-like domain-containing protein — MAENTNPWALYDALIQAIPPEFIVDETITGEHWAYVRSGSRVGLAMNLSHTVNSETRPRALPNSCQGMALRDLAVAAKSWNLAEASLGVAAINAYWNSPEHEKVALALAEDDINAFDAWKDRVVGKKVVVVGHFMHLEQTLGPICELSILEKRPGPGDYPDSACEFIIPLQDFVFATGVTLVNKTLPRLLELSRRQGMILAGPTTSLSPLLFDFGVRDLQGLVITDPDLCREVITGKREGVIFDAGRRVSLVRPNIL, encoded by the coding sequence ATGGCGGAAAATACAAATCCCTGGGCACTCTACGATGCCCTGATACAGGCAATACCCCCGGAATTTATTGTCGATGAGACAATTACGGGGGAACACTGGGCCTATGTCCGCTCCGGGAGCCGGGTCGGGCTGGCTATGAACCTCAGCCATACGGTGAATAGCGAAACCCGCCCCCGGGCCCTTCCCAATTCCTGCCAGGGCATGGCCCTGCGGGACCTGGCGGTGGCGGCTAAATCCTGGAATCTTGCCGAAGCAAGCCTGGGTGTGGCGGCAATTAACGCGTACTGGAACTCCCCGGAGCATGAAAAGGTCGCCCTGGCCCTTGCTGAAGATGATATTAACGCCTTTGATGCCTGGAAAGATCGGGTAGTAGGCAAAAAAGTTGTGGTGGTCGGCCATTTCATGCACCTGGAGCAAACCCTGGGGCCGATTTGCGAGCTGTCTATCCTGGAAAAACGGCCCGGTCCCGGGGATTATCCCGATTCAGCCTGTGAATTCATCATTCCCCTCCAGGATTTTGTCTTTGCCACCGGGGTTACCCTGGTCAATAAGACCCTGCCCCGGCTTCTGGAACTTTCCCGCCGTCAGGGGATGATCCTGGCAGGCCCGACAACGTCCCTTTCGCCCCTGCTCTTTGACTTCGGGGTACGGGACCTCCAGGGCCTGGTGATAACTGACCCGGATTTATGCCGGGAGGTGATTACCGGAAAAAGGGAGGGGGTTATCTTTGACGCGGGACGACGGGTAAGTTTAGTTCGGCCAAATATCCTTTAA
- a CDS encoding ABC transporter ATP-binding protein: MVNPETPLEVRDLNFSYGNNPVLRDVSFTMGAGVLLGLLGPNGAGKSTLFRCILGLEKSHTGTVFLDGRDIQTLNPAALAKRIAYVPQTHAPSFNYSALDMVLMGTAAQGKEWAIPNTRQRATADEALERMGMSKFRDRGFRQLSGGEQQLILIARALAQDARLLVMDEPTANLDYGNQIRVLLQIQELSRQGYSIIISTHNPDHAFLFTDQVLALHNNQIAASGPPGDVLTAELITRLYGVQVTIRRDDRGVPSCLPVISHG, translated from the coding sequence ATGGTAAACCCGGAAACGCCGCTGGAAGTACGGGACCTTAACTTTTCCTACGGAAACAATCCGGTGTTACGGGATGTCAGCTTTACCATGGGCGCAGGGGTACTCCTGGGCCTGCTGGGTCCCAATGGCGCAGGGAAAAGCACCCTGTTCCGTTGTATTCTGGGTCTGGAAAAAAGTCATACCGGAACCGTATTTCTGGACGGCCGGGATATACAAACCCTGAACCCCGCCGCCCTGGCAAAACGTATCGCCTATGTCCCCCAAACCCATGCTCCCTCGTTTAACTATTCCGCCCTGGATATGGTGCTCATGGGAACCGCCGCCCAGGGCAAGGAATGGGCCATACCGAACACCCGGCAGCGGGCAACGGCAGATGAAGCCCTGGAGCGGATGGGGATGTCAAAATTCCGGGACCGGGGATTCCGCCAGCTTTCGGGGGGTGAACAACAATTGATCCTCATCGCCCGGGCTCTGGCCCAGGATGCCCGGCTCCTGGTGATGGACGAACCCACCGCCAACCTGGACTACGGCAACCAGATCCGGGTCCTTCTGCAGATTCAGGAACTTAGCCGCCAGGGCTACAGTATTATTATCAGCACCCACAACCCGGATCACGCCTTTTTGTTTACCGACCAGGTCCTGGCGCTGCACAACAACCAAATCGCCGCATCGGGCCCCCCGGGAGATGTCCTGACGGCGGAACTCATCACCCGGCTCTATGGAGTTCAGGTAACCATACGCCGGGACGACCGTGGGGTACCAAGCTGTTTACCGGTAATATCACATGGGTAA
- a CDS encoding BrnT family toxin: protein MGKTVISTDGLFEWDDDKSKINKELHGLYFAEILPAFDDPYILELYDETHSTVEETRYRGLAELQDFIILYLSYTEPGSGRTRIISVRPAEPAEERMYYEWRKNFNT, encoded by the coding sequence ATGGGTAAAACGGTCATCAGTACGGATGGGCTCTTTGAGTGGGATGATGATAAGAGTAAGATTAATAAGGAACTACATGGTTTATATTTCGCTGAAATATTGCCCGCTTTTGATGATCCCTATATCCTTGAATTATATGATGAAACCCATTCAACTGTTGAAGAAACCCGGTATAGGGGTTTAGCAGAGTTGCAGGATTTTATTATTCTGTACCTGTCATATACAGAACCGGGTAGTGGCCGGACAAGGATCATTTCAGTACGACCTGCTGAACCCGCTGAGGAGAGAATGTATTATGAATGGCGTAAAAACTTTAACACTTGA
- a CDS encoding FecCD family ABC transporter permease, producing the protein MGKAGRFSAIAILAFLLAGTVLVSLSLGRYPIPLGALITRLLGGAFATPQMEAIFFNVRLPRILLACLVGCSLAAAGASYQGVFQNPLAAPDILGASSGAATGATLAILMRLPGPMITVFAFLTSLITIGLVMFIGNRARGRKIVGLILAGLMVSSLNSAGISFMKLAADPYNVLPEIVYWLMGSLAKTKPADVGFVFIPMLLGLVPLFIFRWRINLLTLGEDEAQSMGVNIKRTRVLVIVCSTLITAAAVSVSGIIGWAGLVIPHLTRRFVGNDYQHLMPASMLFGALFLLLIDNISRNLFATEVPLGILTSLVGAPFFLWLITRKGDLW; encoded by the coding sequence ATGGGAAAGGCCGGAAGATTTTCCGCCATCGCCATCTTGGCTTTTCTTCTGGCCGGGACGGTGCTGGTATCCCTGTCTCTGGGCCGCTACCCCATACCCCTGGGCGCCCTGATCACCCGGCTCCTGGGCGGCGCCTTCGCCACACCCCAGATGGAGGCGATCTTTTTCAATGTGCGGCTTCCCCGGATCCTGCTGGCCTGTCTGGTGGGGTGTTCCCTCGCTGCGGCGGGGGCCAGCTACCAGGGGGTGTTTCAGAACCCCCTGGCTGCCCCGGATATTCTGGGAGCCTCAAGCGGTGCAGCCACCGGGGCCACTCTGGCAATACTGATGCGCCTTCCCGGCCCTATGATTACGGTTTTCGCTTTTCTCACCAGCCTCATCACCATAGGACTGGTAATGTTCATTGGAAACCGGGCCCGGGGCAGGAAAATTGTGGGGCTCATCCTGGCCGGACTGATGGTATCGTCCCTGAACAGCGCCGGTATATCCTTTATGAAACTGGCGGCGGATCCCTATAATGTGCTGCCGGAAATTGTCTATTGGCTCATGGGTTCCCTGGCAAAAACAAAGCCTGCGGATGTAGGCTTTGTGTTCATTCCCATGCTCCTGGGGCTGGTCCCCCTGTTTATCTTCCGGTGGCGGATCAACCTCCTCACCCTGGGTGAAGATGAGGCCCAGTCCATGGGGGTCAATATCAAGCGGACCCGGGTCCTGGTGATTGTATGCTCCACCCTGATCACCGCCGCCGCAGTTTCTGTGAGCGGCATCATAGGCTGGGCGGGGCTGGTGATCCCCCATCTGACCCGGCGTTTCGTGGGCAACGATTACCAGCATCTCATGCCCGCGTCCATGCTCTTCGGCGCCCTGTTCCTCCTGCTCATCGACAATATCTCCCGCAACCTTTTTGCCACCGAGGTCCCCTTAGGGATACTTACCTCTCTGGTGGGAGCGCCCTTTTTCCTCTGGCTCATCACCCGGAAGGGGGATCTATGGTAA
- a CDS encoding energy transducer TonB gives MKRNRNMLSLMICASLVIHGLIFFVFSVFSMQVSPVLKQKQSAEPFSLVNLVLVEPTLPEAPPPAPEIPPAPLIEESIEESVVEFSANSPAENFIPLEDKPILTAFITPQPSYAAAAPTFQSAGSPSGEISAQIAAYVDRNYSYIQRRIRDKLVYPSQARRAGIQGTAELAFTIHEDGRVSGVTVIVSSGSELLDSAAEATIYAAAPFRQPPAPARLVIPVAFRLH, from the coding sequence ATGAAAAGAAACCGAAACATGTTGTCCCTGATGATCTGTGCCTCCTTGGTCATTCATGGGCTGATTTTTTTCGTCTTTTCGGTATTTTCCATGCAGGTTTCCCCGGTATTGAAGCAGAAACAGTCTGCGGAGCCCTTTTCCTTGGTTAATCTTGTCCTTGTGGAACCCACCCTTCCGGAAGCGCCGCCGCCCGCGCCGGAAATACCCCCGGCGCCTTTGATTGAAGAGTCTATTGAAGAATCGGTTGTGGAGTTTTCCGCCAATTCTCCTGCGGAAAATTTTATCCCCCTGGAAGACAAACCTATTCTTACGGCGTTTATCACACCCCAGCCAAGCTATGCTGCGGCCGCCCCGACTTTTCAGTCCGCCGGTTCCCCCTCCGGAGAAATTTCCGCCCAAATCGCAGCCTATGTTGACCGCAACTACAGTTATATCCAACGCCGCATCCGGGATAAGCTGGTGTACCCATCCCAAGCGCGGCGTGCCGGCATCCAGGGGACGGCGGAACTAGCCTTTACCATCCACGAAGACGGCAGGGTAAGCGGGGTTACGGTAATTGTAAGCAGCGGTTCGGAGCTTCTTGATAGCGCCGCAGAGGCAACCATCTACGCCGCCGCCCCCTTTCGGCAGCCCCCGGCTCCAGCCCGGCTGGTTATACCCGTGGCGTTCCGGCTGCACTAA
- a CDS encoding ABC transporter ATP-binding protein: MITVQNLSFSYLKNKPIIEDISFTAGKGEIINILGPNGCGKTTLLKIMLGFMPTARNMISIDGTDIRDINRSRMAKIFSYVPQLHLGVFSYPVLDVVLMGRVSMSPWYKYNDEDYRIAHEALEKMGLTEYSQRLYLHLSGGERQLVLIARALAQGAQYFIMDEPVSGLDYGNQFLLLQVIRDLAEQGQSIILTTHHPEHALFLGGRALLIKHGRVMADGPTREVINTDSICALYNMPRELLKDIWPN; encoded by the coding sequence ATGATAACCGTACAAAACCTTTCTTTCAGCTATCTGAAAAACAAGCCGATCATTGAGGACATATCCTTTACCGCCGGTAAGGGGGAGATCATCAATATCCTGGGGCCCAACGGCTGCGGAAAAACTACGCTTCTAAAAATCATGCTGGGGTTTATGCCTACGGCGAGGAATATGATTTCCATCGACGGCACAGACATTAGGGATATAAACCGCTCTCGGATGGCAAAAATTTTTTCCTATGTACCCCAACTGCATCTTGGGGTGTTTTCTTACCCCGTGCTTGATGTGGTACTTATGGGCAGGGTGAGCATGAGTCCCTGGTATAAATACAATGATGAAGATTATCGTATCGCCCATGAGGCGCTTGAAAAGATGGGGTTAACAGAATACTCCCAGCGTTTATACCTGCACCTTTCAGGTGGTGAGCGCCAACTCGTACTGATTGCCCGGGCGCTTGCCCAGGGGGCACAGTATTTTATTATGGATGAACCGGTATCGGGGCTTGATTATGGAAACCAGTTTCTCCTTTTGCAGGTAATACGGGATCTTGCGGAGCAGGGACAGTCCATCATTCTTACCACCCATCATCCCGAACACGCCTTGTTTCTGGGAGGCCGGGCGCTGTTGATCAAGCATGGCCGGGTTATGGCGGATGGCCCCACCCGGGAAGTTATCAATACCGATAGTATCTGTGCGCTTTACAATATGCCCAGGGAACTTTTAAAGGATATTTGGCCGAACTAA
- a CDS encoding ABC transporter substrate-binding protein — protein sequence MLCGILLLGFSLQLNAAPRKDVAITQPSRTVSFTDSSGRTLEIPANITRVSPSGSLAQMFLLAIAPDLICTVSSAYSPAQAEFVPDYLMNLPVVGQFYGSRDLNPEEIARIGPDLIIDIGEPKDTIAQDMDDITQSIAIPAIHITATLRTTPQAFRTLGRLLGREEQGEKLALFCEKALAQVEDVVTKAGNNKKEVLYCLGPGGINVLAAGSFHTEILDWIANNKAVVDNPSSRGSGNETNLEQILLWDPELIIFGPDSVYPSVGTDPTWKQLRAIRTGAYYEVPQGPYNWMGSPPSINRYMGMLWLGKILYPQYAQYDLYTETAEYYRLFYGRELSRERYELLTANSIGPGK from the coding sequence ATGCTTTGTGGTATACTGCTCCTCGGGTTCAGCCTTCAACTGAACGCTGCGCCCCGGAAGGATGTCGCGATAACCCAGCCATCAAGGACCGTATCCTTTACGGACTCCAGCGGGAGAACCCTGGAGATTCCGGCGAATATCACCAGAGTTTCCCCCTCGGGCAGCCTGGCCCAGATGTTCCTCCTGGCAATTGCGCCGGATCTGATCTGTACGGTTTCATCGGCCTATTCTCCGGCCCAGGCGGAGTTCGTGCCGGATTACCTCATGAACCTGCCTGTGGTGGGTCAGTTCTACGGGTCCCGGGATCTCAACCCCGAGGAAATTGCCCGGATAGGGCCGGACCTGATTATCGATATCGGTGAGCCAAAGGATACCATTGCCCAGGATATGGACGACATTACCCAGTCCATTGCTATTCCTGCCATCCATATTACCGCTACCCTCAGAACCACCCCCCAGGCGTTCCGTACCCTGGGCCGACTCCTTGGTAGGGAGGAACAGGGGGAAAAACTTGCCCTTTTTTGCGAGAAAGCCCTTGCCCAGGTTGAGGATGTGGTGACCAAGGCGGGGAATAATAAAAAAGAGGTACTCTACTGCCTGGGGCCCGGGGGGATTAATGTGCTTGCCGCCGGGTCATTTCATACGGAAATTCTGGACTGGATCGCCAATAATAAGGCGGTGGTAGATAATCCCAGCTCCCGGGGGAGTGGTAACGAAACCAATTTGGAACAGATACTGCTCTGGGATCCCGAGTTGATCATCTTTGGTCCGGACAGTGTATACCCTTCTGTTGGGACGGACCCCACCTGGAAGCAACTCCGGGCTATCCGTACCGGGGCCTACTACGAAGTTCCCCAGGGGCCCTATAACTGGATGGGTAGCCCACCGTCCATAAACCGTTACATGGGTATGCTTTGGCTGGGGAAAATTCTTTACCCCCAATACGCCCAATACGACCTGTACACCGAAACTGCGGAATACTACCGGCTGTTTTATGGCCGGGAACTTAGCCGGGAACGGTATGAGCTGCTGACGGCAAACAGTATCGGTCCGGGCAAATAG